One window of the Montipora foliosa isolate CH-2021 chromosome 4, ASM3666993v2, whole genome shotgun sequence genome contains the following:
- the LOC138001350 gene encoding uncharacterized protein C17orf113-like, whose protein sequence is MAKTELMIIGSRQRLNTQCDEVDIRIDDEMIKRVDHTKSLGLTIDDRLSWSNHVDEICRKVSSAIGALKRIRHFISANTALQIYNALILPHFDYCSHVWDCLSGQSSDKLHKLQNRAARVITKLTFDTSSNLLLDTLTWEKLSLRRKKQKALIMYKTIHDLAPEYLQRLFSQRDAEYNLRNLEETRNYLRDGICLAKCVEDNLIKELNDPRTPFIGVLLDETCDISIEKKLAIYARYVNSETGAVNTSFVGNKRITNCTASGIKDALCEFLEEKGLVQGDDYSRIVGLGTDGAAVMTERHNGLGVKLKQLNNIVIQVHCVAHRLNLAASQTSKDIDYLERYRGQINSIYKLYSNSSVRYDKLKEIQQLMHGKVKQVVEASSVRWLSAEACVKMIFEYFDSLVMSLENEKRSNPTAVGIWQFAASAQFLLTTALLIDVLSVIGTLSLLFQKGIANLSVIKHSVTSTVETIQGMIDGSPTVNRVLADLGDIPGTGKNSYKGVEIVDNNNLRTRFNSVRRRYLNQLINNLHDRFPEDDLELLKCFDVILNPRRLPDDVRELGSHGIQQLNKPCHHFETVLDCDRCKNQFLQFKHLVRSYRAMNFEQFTSTLIQEYKHVHPDFVQLALISLVIPVSSAPCERGFSVQNSIKTKLRNRLYPKRLNRMMMVRLVGPHFEDVDFLTAARAFSAMKTRQK, encoded by the exons ATGGCTAAGACCGAGTTAATGATAATTGGATCTAGGCAGAGATTAAACACTCAATGTGACGAGGTTGATATACGAATTGATGACGAAATGATCAAGAGAGTAGATCACACTAAATCCCTCGGTCTTACCATTGATGATCGGCTTTCTTGGTCAAATCATGTAGACGAAATATGCAGGAAAGTTTCCTCAGCTATAGGAGCCTTAAAACGAATACGGCACTTTATCTCAGCTAATACTGCGCTTCAAATTTATAACGCTTTAATAttacctcattttgattattgcagtcATGTCTGGGACTGCTTAAGTGGCCAGTCAAGTGATAAGCTGCACaaattacaaaatcgcgcaGCTAGGGTAATTACTAAGTTAACCTTTGATACGAGCTCCAACCTCCTTCTCGATACTCTAACGTGGGAGAAGCTGTCTCTTCGacgcaaaaaacagaaagcactaattatgtataaaacaatTCACGATCTTGCCCCGGAATATCTTCAACGCCTTTTCAGTCAACGAGATGCTGAATATAACTTGAGAAACTTAGAAG aaacccGAAATTATCTCAGAGATGGAATCTGTTTGGCCAAATGTGTTGAAGATAACTTGATAAAAGAACTAAATGATCCTCGCACGCCTTTTATTGGAGTGTTGCTTGATGAAACGTGTGACATTtcaattgaaaagaaattagCCATTTATGCCAGATATGTCAACTCAGAAACTGGCGCTGTTAACACTTCATTTGTGGGAAACAAGAGAATAACTAATTGCACTGCTTCTGGCATTAAAGATGCCCTCTGTGAGTTTCTGGAAGAAAAAGGCCTTGTGCAGGGGGATGACTACAGTCGGATTGTAGGACTTGGAACAGATGGGGCAGCTGTCATGACCGAACGTCATAATGGACTTGGGGTAAAGTTGAAGCAGTTAAACAATATCGTTATTCAAGTTCACTGTGTTGCACACAGGCTTAACCTTGCTGCCTCACAAACAAGTAAGGACATTGATTATCTTGAACGGTATAGAGGGCAGATAAACAGCATCTATAAATTATATTCTAATTCAAGTGTGCGATATGATAAACTAAAGGAAATTCAGCAGCTCATGCATGGAAAAGTCAAACAGGTGGTGGAAGCTTCATCAGTTAGATGGCTATCTGCAGAGGCATGTGTCAAGATGATATTTGAGTACTTTGACTCACTAGTTATGTCGTTGGAGAATGAAAAGAGGTCTAATCCTACAGCTGTTGGAATTTGGCAGTTCGCAGCCTCGGCACAGTTCCTTCTAACCACAGCTTTGTTGATTGACGTTCTCTCTGTCATTGGAACACTTAGTCTTCTGTTTCAGAAGGGTATTGCCAACTTGTCTGTCATTAAACACAGTGTCACTTCAACTGTTGAGACAATTCAAGGGATGATTGATGGATCTCCCACAGTAAACAGAGTGCTGGCAGATCTAGGTGATATTCCAGGCACAGGGAAGAATAGCTACAAGGGAGTAGAAATTGTTGACAATAACAACCTCAGAACCAGGTTCAACTCAGTACGAAGAAGATACCTGAACCAGCTTATCAACAACCTACACGACAGGTTTCCAGAAGATGACTTAGAGCTTCTGAAGTGTTTTGACGTCATCCTCAACCCTAGAAGACTGCCTGATGATGTAAGGGAGTTAGGAAGCCATGGCATCCAACAACTCAACAAACCCTGTCATCACTTTGAAACTGTTCTTGACTGTGATAGGTGTAAAAACCAATTTCTTCAGTTCAAGCATCTAGTACGCAGTTACAGAGCTATGAACTTTGAACAGTTTACAAGCACCCTCATCCAAGAGTATAAACATGTTCATCCTGATTTTGTGCAATTAGCTTTGATCAGTCTTGTAATTCCAGTGTCAAGTGCTCCTTGTGAGCGAGGTTTTTCTGTCCAAAATTCAATTAAAACCAAGCTGAGAAACAGACTTTATCCCAAAAGGCTAAATAGGATGATGATGGTAAGACTAGTTGGACCCCACTTTGAAGATGTTGATTTTCTAACTGCGGCAAGAGCATTTAGCGCCATGAAAACTAGGCAAAAGTGA
- the LOC137999269 gene encoding uncharacterized protein F54H12.2-like → MSAAHPLSAPGENSSLHVFNVPVTDVSIVSSKWVDYEPVQTSTNPIEFVIKPLADYIDINKTELRMVLKVTKQDGTPTGDGKKYTLINNALHSIVKQFTIKINETLVTEQSDTQAYNAYIKTILNVTEQAKKSSYLTKALYYKDTAGHMDEVDNTAENNIGLQKRGVFTNNGAEVRLVGVPLCDIFNLDKLLLDGLEIKVKVDLNSDAFVLMGGEKPNNCKLQSMSSTLRVRTVRVADSTKLEHFQIMQGQKGRAALPAVYTLTRTPTHAKIIPRGVLNHTETDLFNGLIPQCVIFGMVRNDAYNGHLTRNPFNFQLFDLQGVCLTVNGEEMPHSALELTGGKKIDGYNTLFSGSGDMNCGHGLDIDRVDWENGYGLLRFDLTPAGSGHPDHLIPHRSGNVNLYLKFGTQTETVLNLIVYTEFQNQLEIDRNRRVVYDLSQGS, encoded by the coding sequence ATGAGTGCAGCACACCCTCTTTCAGCTCCTGGTGAGAATTCTAGCTTACATGTTTTTAATGTACCTGTAACCGATGTATCGATCGTCAGTAGCAAGTGGGTGGATTACGAACCAGTGCAAACGAGTACTAACCCCATCGAGTTTGTCATCAAACCACTGGCAGACTACATTGACATTAACAAGACGGAGCTACGAATGGTGTTGAAAGTAACCAAGCAAGACGGGACTCCAACAGGGGATGGGAAGAAATACACTCTGATCAACAATGCCCTTCACTCTATCGTGAAACAGTTTACTATTAAGATCAACGAGACACTTGTGACAGAACAATCAGATACACAAGCTTACAATGCTTACATCAAGACCATACTTAATGTCACAGAGCAGGCGAAAAAATCATCCTACTTAACAAAAGCTCTGTACTACAAAGACACAGCTGGACATATGGATGAAGTAGATAATACTGCGGAAAATAATATCGGTCTGCAGAAAAGGGGTGTATTCACAAACAATGGAGCTGAGGTGCGGTTAGTTGGAGTACCTTTATGTGACATCTTCAACTTGGACAAGTTATTGTTAGATGGTCTAGAAATCAAAGTAAAAGTGGACCTGAACAGTGATGCTTTCGTTCTCATGGGAGGCGAGAAGCCAAACAATTGCAAGTTACAAAGCATGTCAAGCACTCTCCGTGTGCGCACCGTGCGTGTGGCAGACAGTACAAAACTGGAACATTTTCAGATCATGCAAGGTCAAAAAGGACGCGCTGCCCTCCCTGCAGTTTACACTTTGACCAGAACCCCAACCCATGCAAAGATCATTCCTCGGGGGGTGTTAAATCATACGGAGACGGATCTCTTCAATGGTCTTATTCCTCAATGTGTGATTTTCGGGATGGTGCGCAACGATGCGTACAACGGACACCTGACACGTAACCCTTTCAATTTTCAACTGTTTGACCTACAAGGAGTTTGTCTAACTGTGAATGGAGAAGAAATGCCCCACTCTGCTTTAGAATTGACAGGTGGGAAAAAGATTGATGGTTATAACACCTTGTTTTCTGGCAGTGGAGATATGAACTGTGGTCATGGTCTGGATATTGATAGAGTGGATTGGGAAAACGGTTACGGTTTGCTCCGTTTCGATTTGACGCCAGCTGGAAGCGGTCATCCGGATCATTTGATACCACATCGTTCGGGTAACGTCAATCTGTACCTTAAATTTGGTACTCAAACAGAGACAGTTCTCAATTTAATCGTGTACACAGAATTCCAGAATCAGTTGGAAATTGATCGCAACAGACGCGTGGTCTACGATTTGTCACAAGGCTCTTAA